In the Oceanispirochaeta sp. genome, CCAAAAATGCAAAGGAAGCGGAAGAGTTCTTTTATCAATTCTCACCGGATATCCTGCTTACCGATATCTCCATGCCCGGAATTAATGGTCTGGAGTTGATCAGCCGTCTCAGGAAAATGAAGCCGGAACTTCAATCCATTATCCTCACCCACTTTGAAGACTTCTCTTATGCCAGAGATGCTCTCCAGCTGGGGGCTCTGGATTATATTTTGAAATCGAATCTGACACCGGAACG is a window encoding:
- a CDS encoding response regulator, which translates into the protein MIKILIVDDELLVRIGLKSTLDWEKYGFSLVGEAKNAKEAEEFFYQFSPDILLTDISMPGINGLELISRLRKMKPELQSIILTHFEDFSYARDALQLGALDYILKSNLTPER